CTAATTTCATCTCAGTAATTGATAGTGTATATCCAGAGTATTACTATGCGAAAGGTTTTATAACCAGTGCAACATCAAATTCTATCACTATTGGTAACTTATATACAAGTTGGTGGTATCAAGCATATGGGTATTATGCTATACAAAACAATCAATGGAATATTGTAGGAGGCACAAAAACTTTCTATGTGGGAGATAAAACTTATATAGTTGACAATAGAGATAAAGATTCAAAAGTTATTCCCTACACAGAGCTTTTGGATGTAAAATATGGAAAATCTAAATACACCTCTGCCCATGTGTATGTGGTATCACAAGGAGACAATGCTATTGCAATAAACATTATGAATTCAACGGGGCAAGAAAGAGTGTCTACTGCTGATGTTGTATCTATTGATGGTACCAAGTTAACTCTAAATAATGTAAATGATTGGAATGAATTAAATGGGGTTTGGAATCTGAATACTTCTCTTGATACAGTAGATGTATCAAAAACGGTAATAATTAAAAATGGACAGGCAGTCAATATAAGTTCTATAAATCCGGGAGATTCACTCTATATTATAAGAAATGGGTCATCTGCTGTTATTGTAACGGTGAAGTAAGAAAAACATTGGGGGAATTGCAATGAAAAAAATTATAGGGTTAGTTATAATATTCACCCTTTTGATTCCTTTTCCTGTTCAGGTTTTTGCCAATGATGCAGGTTTTGAAGGTGGTATTGCCAATGAGCAAGAATACAAAGAAGTTGTATTTATAACGGGACAACCTATTATATTTAGTGGTGTTCTTAAAATTAATCAATCTGTAAGAGGTGATACTACTACAACAACATATAGGTATGACCTTGCTTCCGATTCAGGAGACAAACTCACACGTTCTCTTACTTTTGTTACCCAAGAAACAAAAAAACCTGAATACAACCAAGTGATTAGTCAGACTACTCTTAAGACATATACTGAAAACATAAAAATAGGGGGAAATACTTACACTTTAGACAGAAATAATGGATATATATACTCAGGCTCTGAAGTAAAAAGCATAAACCCTGGTGTAACTTACTATGCTGGTAACTATTCAGGCGTAAAATTATACAGGGTCAATGGCAATAAAGGGACTGTAAAAGTGACTATAGATGACAAAACAGTAGGATTTACTCATAAATACGGAAGTGCTGATACACATCAAATAAATTATTTAATCGAAAGCACAATGGGGTCAAATGGAGAAGTAAAAAAATGGGTTGGAGAGGCTCATGTAAATGTATCTTTTACTGATAAATCCAGTATTGAATATGTAGAAAATGACCCTCAATATATAAGCTTTAGGGGTGGATATCTTTTAAGGCGAAATAGCGGTGACATGATGAATTACTCTTATAATCTCCCAAAACTAGATGATAACGGCAACGAAATAGGAAGAAACATAGGAAATGGAAGTTTGAAACTTGATGGTGTGTCATTCGAAGATAGATTGGTGGTCCCACAGGCTAAAGACATAAATGGAACATGGGGAAAAGAGGATATTAAAAAATTGATGAGCATGGAAGTATTTCCTAATGACTCAGAATACTTTGGTCCTAAACTTCCCATATTGCGCTCAGACTTTACCGTTGCAGTTGCAAAAGCAATTGGATTAAAACC
The sequence above is a segment of the Thermoanaerobacter ethanolicus JW 200 genome. Coding sequences within it:
- a CDS encoding S-layer homology domain-containing protein, which codes for MKKIIGLVIIFTLLIPFPVQVFANDAGFEGGIANEQEYKEVVFITGQPIIFSGVLKINQSVRGDTTTTTYRYDLASDSGDKLTRSLTFVTQETKKPEYNQVISQTTLKTYTENIKIGGNTYTLDRNNGYIYSGSEVKSINPGVTYYAGNYSGVKLYRVNGNKGTVKVTIDDKTVGFTHKYGSADTHQINYLIESTMGSNGEVKKWVGEAHVNVSFTDKSSIEYVENDPQYISFRGGYLLRRNSGDMMNYSYNLPKLDDNGNEIGRNIGNGSLKLDGVSFEDRLVVPQAKDINGTWGKEDIKKLMSMEVFPNDSEYFGPKLPILRSDFTVAVAKAIGLKPYEPPKSTLYSARNKSAIEISPFIDISTTDPNYGYIKAASDAGLISGTAPNQFSPSRSLTRAQAAVIFIRALGLENLAPSGNSDTGFLDDYAIPLWAKRSIYVAREIGLISGDEYGRFNPDGYVTREEAASMISRMINFMMNDLTFDYVMRILNYHN